The DNA region CGGCGGTGAATCCACCACCATCTCCAAACTGGCCGTCCTCTTCGGCCTGATGGAACCTCTCCGCGCGCGCGTGCGGGCCGGAATGCCCGTCTACGGCACCTGCGCGGGCATGATCATGCTCGCCGACAAGATCCTCGACCCGCGCTCGGGCCAGGAGACCATCGGCGGCATCGACATGATCGTGCGCCGCAACGCCTTCGGACGGCAGAACGAATCCTTCGAAGCGACGGTCGACGTGAAGGGCGTGGAGGGCGATGCTGTGGAGGGCGTCTTCATCCGTGCCCCCTGGGTCGAGTCCGTGGGTGCGGAGGCAGAGGTGCTGGCCGAGCACGACGGCCACATCGTCGCCGTACGTCAGGGCAACGCGCTCGCCACGTCGTTCCACCCGGAACTGACCGGCGACCACCGCGTGCACGGCCTGTTCGTCGAGATGGTGCGCGCGAACCTGGCTCCGGGGTCCTAGTAGGATTCCTGGGGTTCGTAAAGAGTTGGGTTACGCGAAGGAGACAGGCAGATG from Streptomyces sp. NBC_00258 includes:
- the pdxT gene encoding pyridoxal 5'-phosphate synthase glutaminase subunit PdxT, translated to MTDVPVVGVLALQGDVREHLVALASADAVGRAVRRPEELAEVDGLVIPGGESTTISKLAVLFGLMEPLRARVRAGMPVYGTCAGMIMLADKILDPRSGQETIGGIDMIVRRNAFGRQNESFEATVDVKGVEGDAVEGVFIRAPWVESVGAEAEVLAEHDGHIVAVRQGNALATSFHPELTGDHRVHGLFVEMVRANLAPGS